Proteins encoded together in one Chitinophaga lutea window:
- a CDS encoding NAD(P)-dependent oxidoreductase, which produces MTGTNNKVSVIGLGVMGSAIARAFIAKGFEVTIWNRDHTKAAPLIAKGATLAANVSEAVEASPVLVICVADYKVTRKIFEAAGATAALNGRTIVQLSTGTPKEARELEVWAKQHGAHALNGDILAWPRQIGTDEATITVSGNENKFKLHETVLKALGGSVSYLGEEAGASAVQFSAVMAYLAGSWIGFTHGALIMENEGMRTDEFGALIEHISPILAVESRHMGTVIQHSQFTDPESTIQTTGNDLHLLVQQAAEAGISSELPKFAADIFQRAIDAGYGAEEHAAIIKVLRKPV; this is translated from the coding sequence ATGACAGGAACAAACAACAAAGTAAGTGTAATCGGTTTGGGAGTGATGGGCTCGGCCATCGCCCGCGCATTCATCGCAAAAGGATTTGAGGTGACCATCTGGAACAGGGATCACACGAAGGCGGCCCCGCTCATCGCGAAAGGCGCCACACTGGCCGCAAACGTCAGTGAGGCCGTGGAAGCCAGCCCGGTGCTGGTGATCTGCGTAGCGGACTATAAAGTCACCCGTAAAATATTCGAAGCTGCCGGCGCTACTGCCGCACTGAACGGACGCACCATCGTGCAGCTGAGCACAGGCACCCCCAAGGAAGCCCGCGAGCTGGAAGTATGGGCGAAACAGCATGGCGCACATGCTTTGAATGGCGACATACTCGCCTGGCCCAGGCAGATCGGCACGGATGAAGCGACCATCACCGTTTCCGGCAACGAAAACAAATTCAAACTGCATGAAACAGTACTGAAGGCGCTGGGCGGATCAGTCAGCTATCTCGGCGAAGAAGCCGGCGCTTCGGCGGTACAGTTTTCAGCCGTGATGGCCTACCTGGCAGGCAGCTGGATAGGTTTTACGCATGGCGCGCTGATCATGGAAAACGAAGGCATGCGGACGGATGAATTCGGTGCGCTGATCGAGCACATCTCTCCCATCCTCGCTGTGGAATCAAGACATATGGGAACAGTGATCCAGCACAGTCAATTCACCGATCCCGAGAGCACGATCCAGACCACCGGCAACGACCTGCACCTGCTGGTGCAGCAGGCGGCGGAAGCGGGCATCAGCAGTGAACTGCCGAAGTTTGCCGCGGATATCTTCCAGCGGGCGATTGACGCGGGTTACGGCGCGGAAGAACATGCTGCGATTATCAAAGTACTGAGAAAACCAGTCTGA
- a CDS encoding sialate O-acetylesterase yields the protein MRGVSLIILMCAALCSRGNIRLPAVIASNMVLQQRDSVKIWGWADPHEKITLTPSWDKKTYETTGSRDARWEINIATPAAGGPHTITLKGKNTIVLTNVMVGEVWICSGQSNMEMCGQWGLQDIKAELPTAHLQNVRFFHIPKTTAPYPQENCEGQWTACDSATLPSFSAVAYFFGKRLSKELNVPVGLIAASWGGTAAEIWTPGGIVHKDPVLAQAAKKIEPSGMCPYEPGYAFNAMIAPVTHYAIAGVIWYQGENNTGAASTYRRLFTAMIDSWRDAWQRDLPFYFVQIAPFVYRLKNTGALLREAQLQSATHHKTGMVVVTDLVADTHNVHPANKHDVGWRLANMALVNTYHKQGIPFQSPVFRNMDIQGKKAVVTFTGDKGLKIKGPVATEWLMAGPDRIFHPATISIRGQQVTVSSPMVKAPVAVRYGFRDAAMGNLFSGEGLPVSPFRTDSWDVAIK from the coding sequence ATGCGCGGAGTTAGTCTGATCATCCTGATGTGCGCCGCATTGTGCAGCCGCGGCAACATCCGCCTGCCGGCCGTAATCGCCAGCAATATGGTGTTACAGCAGCGCGACAGTGTCAAAATATGGGGCTGGGCGGATCCGCATGAAAAAATCACCCTGACGCCATCATGGGATAAAAAAACATATGAAACCACCGGCTCCCGCGATGCCCGCTGGGAAATCAACATCGCGACGCCGGCGGCCGGTGGCCCGCACACCATCACCCTGAAAGGGAAAAACACGATCGTGCTGACCAACGTGATGGTAGGGGAAGTATGGATCTGCTCCGGGCAGAGCAATATGGAGATGTGCGGGCAATGGGGGCTGCAGGATATCAAAGCGGAACTGCCCACGGCGCATCTGCAAAACGTCCGCTTTTTTCACATCCCGAAAACAACCGCTCCTTACCCGCAGGAAAACTGCGAAGGGCAATGGACGGCCTGCGACAGCGCCACGTTGCCGTCTTTCAGCGCAGTCGCCTATTTTTTCGGAAAACGTTTAAGTAAAGAGCTCAACGTGCCCGTTGGGCTCATTGCTGCCAGCTGGGGCGGTACCGCCGCGGAAATCTGGACGCCGGGCGGCATCGTGCACAAAGACCCGGTGTTGGCGCAGGCGGCAAAAAAAATAGAGCCCAGCGGCATGTGCCCCTACGAGCCCGGATACGCATTCAACGCGATGATCGCGCCCGTAACCCACTATGCCATTGCCGGCGTCATCTGGTACCAGGGAGAGAACAATACCGGCGCGGCCTCCACATACCGCCGCTTATTCACGGCGATGATCGACAGCTGGCGCGATGCCTGGCAAAGGGACCTGCCATTTTATTTCGTGCAGATCGCGCCGTTTGTGTACCGCCTCAAAAACACAGGCGCCCTGCTGCGGGAGGCGCAGCTGCAAAGCGCCACGCATCATAAAACCGGGATGGTGGTCGTTACCGACCTCGTGGCCGACACCCACAACGTTCACCCGGCGAATAAACATGATGTGGGATGGCGCCTCGCGAATATGGCCCTCGTGAATACGTATCACAAACAGGGCATCCCGTTCCAAAGCCCGGTTTTCAGGAATATGGACATACAGGGGAAGAAAGCCGTGGTGACATTCACGGGCGACAAGGGATTGAAAATAAAAGGACCGGTAGCGACGGAATGGCTGATGGCCGGGCCGGACAGAATATTCCATCCTGCCACCATCTCCATCCGCGGCCAGCAGGTCACCGTATCGAGCCCGATGGTAAAAGCACCTGTAGCCGTTCGTTACGGATTCAGGGATGCCGCCATGGGCAATCTTTTCAGCGGGGAAGGGCTGCCGGTGTCTCCGTTCCGTACAGACTCCTGGGATGTAGCAATTAAATAG
- a CDS encoding winged helix-turn-helix transcriptional regulator has product MYEKKIPEMLDCGLAVAIKVIGGKWKAWIMDCIRRGVRRPSAIHREMQEVNPRIINLHLKELEEYGMIYKEIYAEVPARVEYHFTTVGQSVLPVIDVLEEWGNTHKEYIHRNNAAYTAGSCEFLPEELRKHA; this is encoded by the coding sequence ATGTACGAAAAGAAAATACCCGAAATGCTGGATTGCGGGCTGGCGGTAGCCATCAAGGTGATCGGCGGCAAATGGAAAGCCTGGATCATGGATTGCATCCGCCGCGGCGTGCGGCGGCCGAGCGCCATTCATCGTGAGATGCAGGAGGTCAATCCCCGCATCATCAACCTCCACCTGAAGGAACTGGAAGAATACGGGATGATTTACAAAGAGATCTATGCCGAAGTGCCTGCGCGGGTGGAGTACCATTTTACCACGGTCGGTCAGAGCGTGCTGCCGGTGATTGATGTGCTGGAGGAGTGGGGCAATACGCATAAAGAGTACATTCACCGCAACAACGCCGCATACACCGCAGGCTCCTGCGAGTTTCTCCCAGAGGAGTTGCGGAAACATGCCTGA
- a CDS encoding glycoside hydrolase family 172 protein has translation MKRTFCYIVVCILCSVQSIAQEMTDLTRIRENVRSRRVSSYDRSGDNHDNLRRIAPGGKRTIFDVKGAGIIQHIWITMGPEPDKLSRNDVVISMYWDGNDFPSVQSPIGPFFGQGWNDTYLFTSAPLAATPANGMGLVCYFAMPFSNGARIAIENQSATEISTLYFYIDYAEMKQLPPNTGRFHAWYNRELTAAEDSVENEHWMFGPGKPNKNGRHNYLIADIKGKGHFAGVNYYVHSPTPYWYGEGDDMIFIDGGELPALHGTGTEDYFNTSWGAPQAPYSTPYFGYPKVNGEKGFLGRTHIYRFHIQDPVYFDDSFRFTIEHGSMNVLTLDLASVAYWYQSVASRIPAIPDAAARRPRPLIGPADIHRWRNEWRKSKGNDPALWGN, from the coding sequence ATGAAAAGAACTTTCTGCTATATCGTTGTATGCATCCTATGCTCCGTGCAATCCATTGCGCAGGAGATGACGGACCTGACGCGCATCCGTGAGAACGTGCGTTCCAGGCGTGTCAGCAGTTACGACCGCTCGGGCGATAATCACGACAACCTCCGGCGCATCGCGCCCGGCGGGAAGCGGACGATCTTCGACGTGAAAGGCGCGGGCATCATCCAGCATATCTGGATCACGATGGGGCCGGAGCCGGATAAACTCAGCCGGAACGATGTGGTCATCAGCATGTACTGGGACGGCAATGATTTCCCTTCCGTGCAGTCGCCCATCGGCCCCTTCTTCGGCCAGGGCTGGAACGATACCTATCTTTTTACATCCGCTCCGCTGGCGGCAACGCCGGCCAACGGCATGGGACTGGTCTGCTATTTTGCGATGCCGTTTTCGAACGGGGCAAGGATAGCAATAGAGAACCAGTCGGCCACCGAAATCAGTACCCTGTACTTCTATATCGACTACGCGGAGATGAAGCAGCTGCCCCCGAATACCGGTCGCTTCCACGCCTGGTACAACCGGGAGCTGACCGCTGCGGAAGACAGTGTAGAGAATGAGCACTGGATGTTCGGGCCGGGCAAACCCAATAAAAACGGACGGCACAACTATCTCATCGCAGATATCAAGGGAAAGGGGCATTTCGCCGGCGTGAACTACTATGTGCATTCGCCCACGCCATACTGGTATGGGGAAGGAGACGACATGATATTCATCGACGGCGGGGAACTGCCTGCTCTGCATGGCACCGGTACCGAAGATTATTTCAACACATCCTGGGGCGCGCCGCAGGCGCCGTATTCCACGCCTTATTTCGGTTATCCCAAAGTGAACGGTGAAAAAGGCTTTTTGGGCAGAACGCACATCTACCGTTTCCATATCCAGGACCCGGTTTATTTCGATGACTCCTTCCGCTTCACCATCGAGCATGGCAGCATGAATGTGCTGACCCTCGACCTGGCCAGCGTGGCTTACTGGTACCAGTCCGTCGCATCACGGATACCCGCTATCCCGGATGCGGCGGCCCGCAGGCCGCGGCCGCTGATAGGGCCGGCAGACATTCACCGGTGGCGGAACGAATGGCGAAAAAGTAAAGGAAACGATCCCGCCTTATGGGGGAATTAA
- a CDS encoding family 43 glycosylhydrolase, whose translation MHNRYIFLLISILCACSEVNAQTVPYLVPEISGPFTHIFNPNDTRKEGDSAWYTNDHTLIKGADGSWHAYGIIHHLPVRPWDETRFFHASATSIRQAKWEDHGYAMSARRGEERVLWAPHVIREKGTYYMFYNTGNMQKNAPEYASWGQLRLATSKDLFNWKRHDRNPLFSDPGHARDSYILQYNHRYYYYYTRVVNETDLRSAVAVRTSPDLLHWSGPKIAHVQPYEIYWGGDAESPFVVRKDGLFYLFICKAMTAYNLTAVYWSKDPEHFPIEQLVCTLPVHAAEVIFDEKEGWFITNTGWDKKGLYLAPLKWKKQQ comes from the coding sequence ATGCACAACAGGTATATTTTTTTGTTGATCAGCATCCTGTGCGCTTGTTCGGAAGTAAACGCGCAAACCGTTCCTTATCTCGTTCCGGAGATCAGCGGCCCCTTTACGCACATCTTCAACCCGAACGACACCCGCAAGGAAGGGGACAGCGCCTGGTACACGAATGACCATACTTTGATCAAAGGCGCCGACGGCAGCTGGCATGCGTATGGTATCATCCATCATTTGCCCGTACGGCCCTGGGATGAAACACGGTTCTTTCACGCTTCGGCAACTTCCATCCGCCAGGCCAAATGGGAAGATCACGGGTATGCCATGAGCGCCCGGCGCGGGGAGGAGCGGGTGTTGTGGGCGCCCCACGTGATCCGGGAAAAGGGAACGTATTACATGTTTTACAATACCGGCAATATGCAGAAAAATGCGCCTGAATATGCTTCGTGGGGGCAACTGCGGCTCGCCACGAGCAAAGATCTTTTTAACTGGAAGCGGCACGACAGGAACCCGCTCTTCAGTGATCCCGGGCATGCCCGGGATTCTTACATCCTTCAATATAACCACCGGTATTATTACTATTACACGCGGGTGGTGAACGAAACCGACCTCCGTTCCGCCGTGGCCGTGCGCACCAGCCCGGATTTGCTGCACTGGAGCGGCCCAAAGATCGCGCACGTGCAGCCGTACGAGATCTACTGGGGCGGCGATGCCGAAAGCCCTTTTGTGGTGCGCAAAGACGGATTGTTTTACCTGTTCATCTGCAAGGCGATGACCGCTTACAACCTCACGGCAGTGTATTGGTCGAAAGACCCGGAACATTTCCCGATAGAGCAGCTCGTTTGCACATTGCCCGTGCATGCTGCCGAAGTGATTTTTGATGAAAAAGAAGGATGGTTCATTACGAATACGGGCTGGGATAAAAAAGGGCTGTATCTCGCCCCCCTCAAATGGAAAAAGCAACAATGA
- a CDS encoding DUF2961 domain-containing protein — translation MTRIFRILLLIGCCAAMDAPAQQHKIPMGYDAFRAWEQLPLQRIGVRAYMRSTYARNGGGYDASNFLFMNREDENVTLDVKGAGVLYFFRANHWHGSPWHFTVDGKDNIVSETATADPVDAVKKFKGTAFIPAATFPEPIAWTWGTTKGANLIWAPLGFQQSMRIAYSRTFYGTGYYIYHLYANRDDLSAPLRSWHIGQAPDQDVTALLQRAGTDFAPQNIKKISGRVKLDKEVVSLGEIKSGPSAVRALKLTLPLDKAETLERVRLRVTWDDAAHPSIDAPLCLFFGAGTFFNREKKTYLVKGLPVNIRFDYAANKVELACYYPMPFFKSARFELTDIRPGDTEIGYEVRYERSRLPAARSAYFHATYRNIPKPELGRDMTWLDTQGAEGHAEWSGSFLGTSFIFSHNANLSTLEGDPRFFFDDSQTPQAYGTGTEEWAGGGDYWGGENMTLPLAGHPCGSTEKKTAVNDKDLIQSAYRFLLADLMPFGKRAVIRFEHNENVAQEHYETVCYWYGLPSPSLVKTDSLDVGKIADEQAHDYTSPQASAVDTILSRYEWGPDAYPAHAWGYDLPKRPGYKELIGKEIYPAHKEDGRTTTGTSEFTVRLRKNNLGALLRRTLDYGYPNQTAEVFVAPAGTDKWQKAGTWYLAGANTYVISRPPGELAPRQYKVETSNRRFRDDEFLIPASLTKGRDAIRVKIQFVPDTQELYPGHPFPRKSVWSELKYDVYSYILPTLK, via the coding sequence ATGACTCGAATATTCCGGATTTTATTGCTGATAGGCTGTTGTGCGGCGATGGATGCGCCCGCGCAGCAGCATAAAATTCCAATGGGCTACGATGCTTTCCGTGCATGGGAGCAGTTACCGTTGCAGCGCATCGGCGTACGCGCTTACATGCGCAGCACTTACGCGCGTAACGGCGGCGGTTATGATGCGTCGAATTTCCTGTTTATGAACAGGGAAGATGAAAACGTGACGCTTGATGTGAAAGGCGCCGGCGTGCTGTATTTCTTCCGCGCCAATCACTGGCATGGCAGCCCCTGGCATTTTACGGTGGATGGAAAGGATAACATCGTGTCCGAAACTGCCACCGCCGATCCCGTGGATGCCGTCAAAAAGTTCAAGGGTACGGCGTTCATACCGGCGGCAACGTTCCCGGAGCCGATTGCGTGGACGTGGGGCACCACCAAAGGCGCCAACCTCATCTGGGCGCCGCTGGGTTTTCAACAGTCGATGCGGATCGCTTATTCGAGAACGTTTTACGGAACGGGGTATTACATTTATCACCTGTATGCGAACAGGGACGATTTGTCTGCCCCGCTTCGCAGCTGGCATATCGGCCAAGCGCCCGATCAGGACGTTACCGCACTTTTGCAGCGTGCCGGAACGGACTTTGCGCCGCAAAACATCAAAAAGATCAGCGGCCGGGTGAAGCTCGATAAAGAAGTTGTATCACTGGGCGAAATCAAATCAGGCCCATCGGCGGTGAGAGCTTTAAAGCTGACACTGCCGCTGGATAAAGCGGAAACGCTGGAGCGGGTGCGGCTGCGGGTGACCTGGGACGATGCGGCGCATCCTTCCATCGACGCGCCGTTATGCCTGTTTTTCGGCGCCGGTACCTTTTTCAACCGGGAAAAGAAAACATACCTCGTGAAGGGGCTGCCTGTCAATATCCGTTTTGATTATGCCGCCAATAAAGTGGAGCTGGCCTGTTATTACCCGATGCCGTTTTTCAAATCCGCCAGGTTCGAACTGACGGATATTCGTCCCGGTGATACGGAAATCGGCTATGAGGTGCGGTATGAACGCTCGAGGCTGCCTGCGGCGCGGAGCGCTTATTTCCATGCCACTTATCGAAACATCCCGAAACCGGAACTGGGCAGGGATATGACCTGGCTCGATACGCAGGGTGCTGAGGGCCACGCCGAATGGTCCGGCAGCTTTCTGGGCACTTCTTTCATTTTCTCGCACAACGCCAATCTGAGCACGCTGGAAGGCGACCCGCGCTTCTTCTTCGACGATAGTCAAACACCCCAGGCATACGGCACGGGTACCGAAGAATGGGCCGGCGGGGGCGACTATTGGGGAGGGGAGAACATGACGCTTCCGCTCGCCGGTCATCCCTGCGGGTCTACTGAAAAGAAAACGGCCGTCAACGACAAGGACCTCATCCAATCCGCGTACCGCTTCCTGCTGGCCGACCTGATGCCGTTTGGAAAACGCGCCGTCATCCGCTTCGAGCATAATGAAAATGTGGCGCAGGAACATTACGAAACGGTGTGTTACTGGTACGGCCTGCCGTCGCCATCGCTGGTGAAAACGGATTCGCTGGATGTGGGCAAAATTGCCGACGAACAGGCGCATGATTATACGTCTCCCCAGGCTTCTGCTGTAGATACCATCCTTTCAAGATATGAATGGGGACCGGATGCCTATCCCGCGCACGCGTGGGGATATGATCTGCCCAAACGGCCGGGTTACAAGGAGTTGATCGGCAAGGAAATTTACCCGGCGCATAAAGAAGACGGGCGCACGACTACGGGTACTTCAGAGTTCACCGTCCGCCTCCGGAAAAACAACCTGGGCGCACTGTTACGCCGGACGCTCGACTACGGTTATCCCAACCAGACGGCGGAAGTATTCGTTGCCCCGGCGGGAACGGACAAATGGCAGAAGGCGGGCACCTGGTACCTGGCCGGCGCGAACACGTATGTGATTTCACGGCCGCCGGGAGAACTGGCGCCGCGGCAATACAAAGTCGAAACCTCCAACCGGCGTTTCCGTGACGATGAGTTCCTGATCCCCGCTTCGCTTACAAAAGGGCGCGATGCCATCCGGGTGAAAATCCAATTCGTTCCCGATACACAGGAACTGTACCCAGGTCATCCCTTCCCCCGCAAAAGCGTTTGGAGCGAACTGAAATACGACGTGTACAGTTACATTCTTCCCACTTTAAAATGA
- the hisD gene encoding histidinol dehydrogenase, whose product MSRYLKKGKSESDIRNADADTRKTVADMIKAVEEEGDAAVRRFAASFDNWLPESFRLTDGQIREIVDRTPQQVKDDIRFAQQQIRFFAEQQRASILDIEIETLPGVFLGHKNIPVNSVGCYIPGGRYPMVASAHMSVLTARVAGVKRVIACTPPINGKIPEATVCAMHFAGADEIYILGGVQAMCAMAIGTPSMAAVDMIVGPGNAYVAEAKRQLFGRVGIDLFAGPTEILVIADETADAEMVACDLLGQAEHGPTSPATLITTSAELAAGTLAEIQRQLKTLSTADIARVAWDECGTVMIVDDLEEALREADALACEHVEVLTKDPQYFLDNMTNYGALFLGPETNVAYGDKVIGTNHTLPTMKAARYTGGLWVGKFLKNCTYQRCTPEASVTIGEYAMRLCDLEGFAGHREQAALRVKRYQKETVGEK is encoded by the coding sequence ATGAGCAGGTATTTGAAAAAAGGGAAAAGCGAATCCGATATCAGGAACGCAGATGCGGATACCAGGAAAACCGTGGCGGATATGATCAAAGCCGTGGAAGAGGAAGGCGATGCCGCCGTGCGCAGGTTCGCCGCGTCGTTCGATAACTGGTTGCCCGAATCTTTCCGGCTGACGGACGGTCAGATCAGGGAGATCGTGGACCGCACGCCGCAACAGGTGAAAGACGACATCCGTTTTGCGCAGCAGCAGATCCGCTTTTTCGCGGAGCAGCAGCGCGCTTCCATTCTGGACATCGAAATAGAAACATTGCCCGGCGTATTTCTCGGGCATAAAAATATTCCCGTTAACAGTGTGGGCTGTTACATTCCGGGCGGGCGCTACCCGATGGTGGCCTCCGCGCATATGAGCGTGCTCACCGCGCGGGTAGCCGGCGTAAAAAGGGTCATCGCCTGTACGCCGCCCATCAACGGCAAAATCCCTGAAGCCACGGTGTGCGCCATGCATTTTGCGGGCGCGGACGAAATCTATATCCTGGGTGGCGTGCAGGCCATGTGCGCCATGGCGATCGGTACCCCGTCGATGGCCGCGGTGGATATGATCGTGGGGCCGGGCAACGCGTATGTGGCCGAAGCAAAACGGCAATTGTTCGGCCGCGTGGGCATCGACCTGTTTGCCGGGCCCACCGAAATACTGGTGATCGCCGATGAAACCGCCGATGCGGAAATGGTGGCCTGCGACCTGTTAGGGCAGGCGGAACATGGCCCCACTTCACCGGCAACACTCATCACCACCTCGGCCGAACTGGCCGCCGGTACATTGGCGGAAATTCAGCGGCAGCTGAAAACCTTGTCCACCGCCGATATTGCCCGCGTGGCCTGGGACGAATGCGGTACCGTGATGATCGTGGACGACCTGGAAGAGGCGCTCCGGGAGGCCGATGCGCTGGCTTGCGAGCATGTGGAAGTACTGACGAAAGACCCGCAGTATTTTCTCGACAATATGACCAATTACGGCGCGCTTTTCCTCGGCCCGGAAACCAATGTGGCGTACGGCGACAAAGTGATCGGCACGAACCATACGCTGCCCACGATGAAAGCAGCCCGTTACACCGGCGGCCTGTGGGTGGGCAAGTTTCTGAAGAACTGCACTTACCAGCGCTGCACACCCGAAGCCAGCGTAACGATCGGTGAATATGCCATGCGCCTCTGCGACCTGGAAGGGTTTGCCGGCCACCGAGAGCAGGCGGCCCTGCGGGTAAAACGTTATCAGAAAGAAACCGTCGGCGAAAAATAA
- a CDS encoding glycoside hydrolase family 172 protein, translating to MKKGMTIALLCIAAICVKGQTPATDLAALAQIQQGMTSRRVSSYDKTGGNGDFLRIEKDEKKVVFDVKGVGIINHIWITMAPEPGALNRNDIIIRMYWDGKPEASVVAPIGPFFGQGWGESYEFSSLPLIAGPDRGKGLVSYFSMPFANGARIEIENQTGRAIDNFYYYVDYVAMDKLPPNSGRFHSWYNKQLAGSAGDGGENEWGILGKTGYNTTGKDNYVFADIKGKGHFVGVNYYVHCPTPVWYGEGDDMIYIDGAPSPTLHGTGTEDYFNTAFCPKNVFQHAYYGYPRVNNDMGWLGRTHLYRFHITDPLYFNKAFKFTIEHGHNNVLTLDLASVAYWYQHEATAVPPIPDKAARAPKPLINIGDFHRWRNEWRKSKGNDPQLWGN from the coding sequence ATGAAAAAAGGAATGACCATCGCCCTGCTGTGCATCGCGGCGATATGCGTAAAAGGACAAACACCCGCCACCGACCTCGCCGCACTGGCGCAGATACAACAGGGCATGACCTCCAGGCGGGTCAGCAGTTACGATAAAACCGGCGGCAACGGCGATTTCCTGCGGATAGAAAAAGATGAAAAGAAAGTGGTGTTCGACGTGAAAGGCGTGGGCATCATCAACCATATCTGGATCACCATGGCGCCGGAGCCGGGCGCCCTGAACCGTAACGACATCATCATCCGGATGTACTGGGACGGCAAGCCGGAAGCCTCCGTGGTGGCGCCCATCGGCCCTTTCTTCGGGCAAGGCTGGGGAGAATCGTATGAGTTCAGTTCCCTGCCGCTCATTGCCGGCCCCGACCGCGGCAAAGGCCTGGTGAGTTATTTCAGCATGCCCTTCGCGAACGGCGCCAGAATAGAAATCGAAAACCAGACGGGCAGGGCCATTGACAATTTTTATTACTACGTGGATTATGTGGCGATGGACAAACTGCCGCCCAACTCCGGCCGCTTCCACAGCTGGTACAACAAACAGCTCGCCGGTTCTGCCGGTGACGGCGGAGAGAATGAATGGGGCATCCTCGGTAAAACAGGTTACAATACCACCGGTAAAGACAATTATGTGTTTGCCGACATCAAAGGGAAAGGGCATTTCGTGGGCGTGAACTATTACGTGCATTGTCCAACCCCGGTATGGTATGGCGAAGGCGACGACATGATCTATATCGACGGCGCGCCTTCTCCCACGCTGCACGGCACCGGCACGGAAGATTATTTCAATACGGCTTTCTGCCCGAAGAACGTTTTCCAGCATGCCTATTACGGTTATCCGCGTGTGAACAACGATATGGGATGGCTGGGCAGAACGCACCTGTACCGCTTTCACATCACCGACCCGCTGTACTTCAACAAGGCATTTAAGTTCACGATAGAGCACGGCCATAACAACGTACTGACGCTCGACCTGGCCAGCGTGGCCTACTGGTACCAGCACGAGGCGACGGCTGTGCCGCCCATTCCGGACAAAGCCGCCCGCGCGCCGAAACCGCTGATCAACATCGGTGATTTCCACCGCTGGCGGAACGAATGGCGAAAAAGCAAAGGCAACGACCCCCAACTGTGGGGCAACTAA
- a CDS encoding glutamine amidotransferase, protein MQQTTDVKRGHVLYLGDWVFSVGPLFIETPFGTETKDADLHFYGKRLVKAIDPVVDVTSMANWELYRMQPGRLEEILGTSTGLIISDVEAKCFHLFPSFFDRAQRKDTVVTFPDRLTTVKNWIADGGGLLMLGGWLSFSGAFGKGGWGRSSFSNALPVQCLATEDLVESSAGFTAEVLVPDHPAVKGLNWKNFPPIFGYNEVTAKPEGEVLVRVKETGHPLVVAGEYGKGRILTYMSDPAPHWGLNFELWDSYDAFWQQSLDWVKKQTA, encoded by the coding sequence ATGCAACAAACGACGGATGTAAAACGTGGGCACGTGCTGTACCTGGGCGACTGGGTATTCAGCGTAGGACCTTTATTTATCGAAACACCTTTCGGAACGGAAACCAAAGACGCAGATCTCCACTTCTACGGAAAAAGACTGGTAAAAGCCATCGACCCGGTGGTGGATGTAACCAGCATGGCCAACTGGGAATTGTACCGCATGCAGCCCGGCCGCCTCGAGGAAATTCTCGGCACTTCAACCGGCCTCATCATCAGCGATGTGGAAGCAAAATGTTTTCACCTTTTCCCCAGTTTCTTCGACCGCGCGCAGCGCAAGGATACGGTGGTGACTTTCCCGGACAGGCTGACGACGGTGAAGAACTGGATCGCGGACGGTGGCGGGCTGCTGATGTTGGGCGGCTGGCTGTCGTTCAGCGGAGCGTTCGGTAAAGGCGGCTGGGGCAGGAGCTCATTCTCCAACGCATTACCGGTGCAATGCCTTGCTACGGAAGACCTCGTGGAATCGTCCGCAGGGTTTACGGCCGAGGTGCTGGTGCCGGATCATCCGGCAGTAAAAGGTCTGAACTGGAAAAATTTCCCGCCGATTTTCGGTTATAACGAAGTAACCGCCAAACCAGAAGGCGAAGTGTTGGTGCGTGTGAAAGAAACGGGCCACCCGCTGGTAGTGGCGGGCGAATACGGCAAGGGCCGCATTCTGACCTATATGTCCGATCCCGCGCCGCACTGGGGCCTGAATTTCGAATTGTGGGACAGCTATGACGCATTCTGGCAGCAGTCGCTCGACTGGGTTAAAAAACAAACCGCGTAA